One genomic segment of Mycolicibacterium chubuense NBB4 includes these proteins:
- a CDS encoding IS110 family transposase, translated as MIFVGDDWAEDHHDVYLMDEAGQRLAARRLPEGLSGIRALHELIAVHADQPDQVLVGIETDRGLWVSALAAAGYQVWAINPMAAARYRDRHHVAGAKSDAADAKLLADLVRTDRHNHRQIAGDSPDAEAIKVLARSHQSLIWARTRHANMLRSALREYYPAALEAFDALTDGDALAILGRAPTPEQGAQLSLAKIGSALKAAGRQRNIEARAAEIQAVLRRKHLTAPPAVAAAFGATTTAAVHVIAALNTQIADLETALADHFETHPDADIYRSLPGLGVVLGARVLGEFGDDPNRFTTAKCRKNYAGTSPLTIASGRKRAVLARHVRNKRLYDAIDQWAFCALLRSPGARTYYDEHRAAGDTHHQALRALGNRLVGVLHGCLRHHTRYEEHKAWAHRQTAAA; from the coding sequence ATGATCTTCGTCGGCGACGACTGGGCCGAAGACCATCACGACGTGTATCTGATGGACGAGGCTGGCCAACGGCTGGCGGCGCGGCGATTACCCGAGGGCCTCTCCGGTATCCGGGCCCTGCACGAGCTGATCGCCGTCCACGCCGACCAACCCGACCAGGTGCTGGTCGGCATCGAAACCGATCGCGGCCTGTGGGTCTCAGCGTTGGCCGCGGCCGGCTATCAGGTGTGGGCGATCAACCCGATGGCAGCCGCTCGCTACCGTGATCGACATCACGTGGCGGGGGCGAAGTCCGATGCCGCTGATGCCAAGCTCTTGGCCGATCTGGTCCGCACCGACCGGCACAACCACCGTCAGATCGCCGGCGACAGCCCCGATGCTGAGGCGATCAAGGTGCTGGCCCGCTCGCATCAGAGTTTGATCTGGGCGCGCACCCGGCATGCCAACATGCTGCGCAGCGCGCTGCGGGAGTACTACCCCGCCGCATTAGAGGCCTTCGATGCGCTCACCGACGGCGACGCACTGGCCATCCTGGGACGTGCACCGACACCTGAACAAGGTGCCCAACTGAGCCTGGCCAAGATCGGATCGGCACTCAAAGCCGCTGGGCGGCAACGCAACATCGAGGCACGCGCCGCCGAGATCCAAGCCGTGTTGCGGCGCAAGCACCTCACCGCACCCCCCGCGGTCGCGGCTGCGTTTGGGGCCACCACAACCGCGGCGGTGCATGTCATCGCGGCGTTGAACACCCAGATCGCCGACCTGGAAACCGCGCTGGCCGACCATTTTGAGACACACCCGGACGCCGACATCTACCGCTCCCTGCCAGGACTTGGTGTCGTGCTCGGCGCCCGGGTGCTCGGTGAGTTCGGGGACGACCCGAACCGGTTCACCACGGCCAAGTGTCGCAAGAACTACGCCGGAACATCACCGTTGACCATCGCGTCGGGTCGAAAACGTGCCGTGCTGGCCCGCCACGTCCGCAACAAACGCCTCTACGACGCCATTGATCAATGGGCATTCTGCGCGCTGCTTCGAAGCCCCGGTGCGCGGACCTACTACGACGAGCACCGCGCAGCCGGCGACACCCACCATCAAGCGCTACGCGCACTCGGGAACCGGCTCGTCGGCGTCCTCCACGGCTGCCTCCGCCACCACACACGCTACGAGGAACACAAGGCCTGGGCGCACCGACAAACCGCAGCCGCTTGA
- a CDS encoding ClC family H(+)/Cl(-) exchange transporter — MTAFPGSDDSAAAVRGTVLVCLTAVFAGAVIGFVGGAFRWCLQQAEALRVDIAEWAHRLPGPGWLIPIAAAAAAAMLAALIVRWEPLAAGSGIQHVEAVFRGIAEPPLLRLLVAKFVGGVLAIGSGLVLGREGPTVHMGAAVGAEAARRARLPDTDVRMMQSALGGAGLAVAFNAPLAGTLFTAEEVTRSFRLQTVLATLFASAAAVGCSRLILGNHAAFAVEPVAAPDLAWLPLFVVFGLLTGLLGAFYNRVVLWFLDHVAALPRVSTVTKAAVIGGIVGLALYVDPLTVGDGDTLTQMLIGGHSVVLPVVVGYLALRFVSGPLSYSAAVPGGLFAPLLAVGALWGVLFAGGFDAAWQGDVADLAVPMAVVGMAAFFGATVRAPLTGMTIVIEMTATTSVAVPMLAATAAAVLAAFLTGSPPIYDSLRDRLLTASAATGGDVPKGL, encoded by the coding sequence ATGACGGCATTTCCTGGTTCCGACGACTCGGCGGCAGCCGTGCGCGGAACGGTTCTCGTCTGTTTGACCGCGGTGTTCGCGGGCGCGGTGATCGGGTTCGTCGGCGGTGCGTTCCGGTGGTGCCTGCAACAGGCCGAGGCTCTGCGCGTCGACATCGCCGAGTGGGCACATCGATTGCCGGGGCCGGGGTGGCTGATCCCGATCGCCGCTGCGGCGGCCGCCGCGATGCTCGCCGCGCTGATCGTGCGGTGGGAGCCGCTGGCCGCCGGCAGCGGAATCCAGCATGTCGAGGCCGTGTTCCGGGGGATCGCCGAGCCGCCGCTGCTTCGCCTGCTGGTCGCCAAGTTCGTCGGTGGCGTCCTGGCGATCGGCTCGGGGCTCGTGCTCGGCCGCGAAGGGCCGACGGTGCACATGGGCGCCGCCGTGGGTGCCGAGGCTGCGCGACGCGCCCGGCTGCCCGACACGGACGTCAGGATGATGCAGAGCGCGCTGGGCGGGGCGGGTCTGGCCGTCGCCTTCAATGCGCCGCTCGCGGGCACGCTGTTCACCGCAGAGGAGGTGACGCGCTCCTTCCGATTGCAGACCGTTCTGGCGACCCTGTTCGCCTCCGCCGCCGCCGTCGGCTGTTCCCGGCTCATCCTCGGCAACCATGCCGCCTTCGCCGTCGAACCCGTCGCGGCTCCCGATCTCGCGTGGCTTCCGCTCTTCGTCGTCTTCGGCCTTCTGACAGGGCTTCTGGGCGCCTTCTACAACCGGGTCGTGCTCTGGTTCCTCGATCACGTCGCCGCGCTGCCCCGGGTGTCGACGGTGACGAAAGCGGCCGTCATCGGCGGCATCGTCGGATTGGCCCTCTACGTCGATCCGCTGACTGTCGGTGACGGCGACACCCTGACCCAGATGCTCATCGGCGGACACAGCGTCGTCCTCCCGGTGGTCGTCGGCTATCTCGCGCTGCGGTTCGTGTCGGGTCCGCTTTCGTACTCCGCGGCGGTGCCGGGAGGACTGTTCGCGCCGCTGCTGGCCGTGGGCGCGCTGTGGGGAGTCCTGTTCGCCGGGGGCTTCGACGCCGCGTGGCAGGGCGATGTCGCCGACCTGGCGGTGCCGATGGCCGTCGTCGGCATGGCCGCGTTCTTCGGTGCGACGGTGCGCGCCCCGCTGACCGGGATGACCATCGTCATCGAGATGACCGCCACCACTTCGGTGGCGGTGCCGATGCTCGCGGCCACCGCCGCGGCGGTCCTCGCCGCATTCCTCACGGGTTCGCCGCCGATCTACGACAGCCTCCGCGACCGGCTGCTCACGGCGTCGGCGGCCACCGGCGGTGACGTCCCCAAGGGGCTCTGA
- a CDS encoding TMEM165/GDT1 family protein codes for MSAALLLSFAVIFVAELGDKTQLVAMMFALRYRWWVVLTAIAAATTAVHVLSVAIGHYLGAALPTHLLGVLAGAMFVFFGLWTLRGDSLSDEEASRADKATAPAFFVVTSAFILAELGDKTMLATITLAADHNWLGVWIGSTLGMVAADGLAIIVGAVAGKHLPERFIQLAAAALFLLFGAYLLLENVFPGAPAVVLGAAAFAIVGLIAVILRMLPERMRPAVMRSDEAPEAEVLEMKSPAREEDSARPTDAGR; via the coding sequence GTGTCAGCCGCACTGCTGTTGAGCTTCGCCGTCATCTTCGTCGCCGAGCTCGGCGACAAGACCCAGCTCGTCGCCATGATGTTCGCGCTGCGCTACCGGTGGTGGGTGGTGCTGACCGCCATCGCCGCGGCCACCACGGCGGTGCATGTGTTGTCCGTGGCCATCGGTCATTACCTCGGCGCCGCGCTGCCCACCCACCTGCTCGGGGTGTTGGCCGGCGCGATGTTCGTCTTCTTCGGGTTGTGGACCCTGCGGGGCGACTCGCTGTCCGACGAGGAGGCCTCCCGGGCGGACAAGGCGACCGCGCCCGCGTTCTTCGTCGTGACATCGGCGTTCATCCTGGCCGAGCTCGGCGACAAGACGATGCTCGCCACGATCACGCTCGCCGCCGATCACAACTGGCTGGGTGTCTGGATCGGCTCGACGCTGGGCATGGTCGCCGCTGACGGCCTCGCGATCATCGTCGGTGCGGTGGCGGGCAAGCATCTGCCGGAGCGGTTCATCCAGCTCGCGGCGGCGGCGCTGTTCCTGCTGTTCGGTGCGTATCTGTTGCTGGAGAACGTGTTCCCCGGCGCGCCCGCTGTGGTCCTCGGCGCCGCTGCCTTCGCGATCGTGGGGCTGATCGCAGTGATCCTGCGCATGCTGCCCGAGCGGATGCGTCCGGCGGTGATGAGGTCCGACGAGGCGCCGGAGGCCGAGGTGCTGGAAATGAAAAGCCCTGCGCGCGAAGAAGACTCGGCGCGTCCGACCGACGCGGGCCGCTAG
- a CDS encoding DUF427 domain-containing protein has product MSNPSSGPAPDYPQAAAARGRVEPAPRRVRGFLDGDLVFDTTSARYVWEIPYYPQYYIPLRDVGEGLLRDENHPQRVQFGASRRFAVVAGSRAIEGAARVFDDGVAAGLVRFEWDALTWFEEDEPIYGHPRNPYARVDALRSHRHVTVALDGVMLADTRSPVLLFETGLPTRYYIDRTDVAFLHLEPSATRTLCPYKGVTSAYWSVRGARGVQADLAWTYNTPLPAVAPIANMVAFYNEKVDITVDGIELDRPRTHFS; this is encoded by the coding sequence GTGAGCAACCCTTCTTCTGGACCCGCGCCCGACTACCCGCAGGCGGCAGCGGCACGGGGCCGCGTCGAGCCCGCCCCGCGGCGAGTTCGGGGCTTCCTCGACGGAGACCTGGTCTTCGACACCACATCGGCACGCTACGTCTGGGAGATTCCGTATTACCCGCAGTACTACATCCCGCTGCGCGACGTTGGCGAAGGACTCCTTCGCGACGAGAACCACCCTCAGCGCGTGCAATTCGGCGCGTCGCGCAGGTTCGCGGTGGTCGCGGGCTCTCGAGCGATCGAGGGGGCGGCGCGGGTCTTCGACGACGGCGTGGCAGCGGGATTGGTCCGGTTCGAGTGGGACGCGCTCACCTGGTTCGAAGAGGATGAGCCGATCTACGGTCATCCGCGCAACCCGTACGCCCGCGTGGACGCGCTGCGCTCGCATCGACATGTCACCGTTGCGCTCGACGGCGTCATGCTCGCCGACACCCGAAGTCCCGTACTGCTTTTCGAGACCGGACTGCCCACTCGGTACTACATCGACCGCACCGACGTCGCGTTCCTCCATCTCGAGCCGTCCGCGACCCGGACGCTGTGCCCCTACAAGGGCGTCACCTCGGCCTACTGGTCGGTGCGAGGTGCCCGCGGCGTGCAGGCCGACCTGGCGTGGACATACAACACACCTCTGCCGGCCGTCGCGCCGATCGCGAACATGGTCGCCTTCTACAACGAGAAGGTCGACATCACCGTCGACGGCATCGAACTCGACCGTCCGCGAACCCATTTCAGCTGA
- a CDS encoding wax ester/triacylglycerol synthase domain-containing protein: MNEFMRSTDAFTWSMESDPRLRSTVVTVILLDHSPNWDEVRDRIERLTRSFPMFRQRVVPSPLQAPPRWEDCTDFDLDFHMRRLAVPEGGSFDDVLELARLAQMEDFDRARPLWKITLIEGLPDGQAAVLCTFHHALSDGVGGVQIAMALFGLSEFPSTEITEPEVSPQPLLGDYRDAARYGAGLMEEAATGVLSTIPRLLLDGARNPVRTLSSAAEMATSVYRTVRPVNKTGSPLMKKRTLIRRLDVLDVPMPQLREAAHRSGGALNDAFVAGVAGGLRLYHEKHDIGVGDLHLTMPVSLRAKDDAVGGNRITLMRFDIPVGVADPAQRIRQIHECTERVRHEKSLPYTQLIAGFLNRVPRWYIGSILRHVDFLASDVPGIPVPVSLCGAKVLTQYAFGPTIGSAVNVTLLTYVDTCALGIDVDTGAIPDAELFSECLKAGFDEVLALAAE, encoded by the coding sequence ATGAACGAATTCATGCGCAGCACTGACGCATTCACCTGGTCCATGGAAAGCGATCCGCGTCTGAGATCGACTGTGGTGACCGTGATCCTGCTGGACCACTCACCGAACTGGGACGAGGTCCGCGATCGGATAGAGCGGCTCACTCGCAGCTTCCCGATGTTCCGGCAGAGGGTCGTGCCATCGCCGTTGCAGGCCCCACCACGGTGGGAGGATTGCACCGATTTCGATCTCGACTTCCACATGCGCCGGTTGGCGGTGCCTGAAGGAGGCTCGTTCGACGACGTTCTCGAACTGGCCCGGCTGGCGCAGATGGAGGATTTCGACCGGGCCCGGCCGCTGTGGAAGATCACGCTGATCGAGGGGCTGCCCGACGGTCAGGCCGCCGTGCTGTGCACCTTCCACCACGCCCTGTCCGACGGTGTCGGCGGAGTGCAGATCGCGATGGCGCTCTTCGGCCTCAGCGAGTTCCCGAGCACGGAGATCACCGAGCCGGAGGTGTCGCCGCAGCCGCTGCTCGGCGACTACCGCGACGCCGCCCGCTACGGCGCCGGCCTGATGGAAGAGGCCGCGACCGGAGTGCTGTCGACCATCCCCCGGTTGCTTCTCGACGGCGCCCGCAACCCGGTGCGGACGCTGAGTTCGGCGGCCGAGATGGCCACCTCCGTGTATCGCACCGTGCGCCCGGTCAACAAGACAGGGTCGCCGCTGATGAAGAAGCGGACGCTGATCCGTCGGCTCGATGTGCTCGACGTCCCGATGCCGCAACTGCGCGAAGCCGCGCATCGCAGCGGGGGCGCCCTCAACGACGCGTTCGTCGCCGGCGTGGCCGGGGGTCTGCGTCTGTACCACGAGAAGCACGACATCGGCGTCGGAGACCTGCACCTGACGATGCCGGTCAGCCTGCGCGCCAAGGACGATGCCGTCGGAGGCAACCGGATCACCCTGATGCGGTTCGACATTCCGGTGGGGGTCGCCGACCCCGCGCAGCGCATCCGGCAGATCCACGAATGCACCGAACGGGTCCGGCACGAGAAGTCGTTGCCCTACACGCAACTGATCGCCGGATTCCTCAACCGCGTGCCGCGCTGGTATATCGGTTCGATCCTGCGGCATGTCGATTTCCTGGCCAGCGATGTGCCCGGAATTCCGGTGCCCGTCTCCCTCTGCGGCGCAAAGGTGCTGACTCAGTACGCGTTCGGGCCGACTATCGGCTCGGCGGTGAACGTCACGCTGCTGACCTACGTCGACACCTGCGCGCTCGGCATCGACGTGGACACGGGTGCGATCCCGGACGCCGAACTGTTCAGCGAGTGCCTGAAGGCGGGCTTCGACGAGGTGCTGGCGCTCGCGGCGGAGTGA
- a CDS encoding DUF732 domain-containing protein: protein MRATIIMTAVLAGSVLATVWAAPAFADDTDDVFIDALDSEGIPFSTTENAITLADAVCDYVAAGQARDQVAVEIMGPANWTAEQSGLFVGAATRSYCPS from the coding sequence ATGCGCGCCACGATCATCATGACGGCCGTCCTCGCCGGGTCGGTCCTCGCCACTGTGTGGGCGGCTCCGGCCTTCGCCGACGACACCGACGACGTGTTCATCGACGCGCTCGACTCAGAAGGCATCCCGTTCTCGACCACGGAAAACGCCATCACCCTTGCCGACGCGGTGTGCGATTACGTGGCCGCCGGACAAGCCCGCGACCAAGTCGCCGTGGAGATCATGGGGCCGGCCAACTGGACGGCCGAGCAGAGCGGGTTGTTCGTCGGCGCAGCAACCCGGTCGTACTGCCCGTCCTAG
- a CDS encoding PE-PPE domain-containing protein, with protein MSPASDAMALDGSGRAQMRLVLKTAVLLFTALSAAAALIATPVVTLAVTLAATALIMGGTSHPLSVPEDTPEFIAGYVHNAAGDYIAPSGLCGAGCPLVAVHTPEEIKFVTGWKDMTFDQSVALGRQNLNDCVQGRPCTVTLAPYTQTGPPRTVSDSAYVVYSYSESSTVATDEKRYLIAHPAPADVSFLMLANPNRPNGGILERFAGVHIPILGVTFNGATPTDSPRSAPLTTVDIARQYDGWADFPTNPLNLLSDLNALVGTVLVHGNYFGVGTPELQGQYQDTTYYLVPTPVVPLLMPLTWIPLGGRALAIALDPALRVLVETGYDRTTNPGAPTPARYFYVPNLVHAAVDFAVAVPTGWDNAISYLTHNPTLRPFHTKVPDSPYGVGGPPVYTNAVDPYGDPTPYAATPSTAEAAPAAVLQRRGREHMPQTAPDSPNDAALQDVPDVRPEDGTVPPEGTAEAPVTTAADPSPELIDRGIDVGGADDGKDSQGQRPAPAVRTGPRQTFHQQRHIQHVAHRARPHQPR; from the coding sequence GTGTCCCCGGCGTCCGACGCAATGGCGTTGGACGGATCCGGAAGGGCGCAGATGCGACTCGTGCTCAAGACGGCCGTCCTCCTGTTCACGGCGCTCAGCGCCGCGGCCGCACTCATCGCGACGCCGGTGGTCACACTGGCCGTGACCCTCGCGGCGACCGCTCTGATCATGGGCGGCACCTCGCACCCGTTGAGCGTCCCGGAGGACACACCCGAGTTCATCGCGGGCTACGTGCACAACGCGGCCGGTGACTACATCGCACCGAGCGGGCTGTGCGGTGCCGGCTGTCCGCTGGTGGCCGTCCACACCCCGGAGGAAATCAAGTTCGTCACCGGCTGGAAAGACATGACCTTCGACCAGTCGGTGGCGCTCGGCCGGCAGAACCTCAACGACTGCGTACAGGGCCGACCGTGCACGGTGACGCTGGCGCCGTACACCCAGACCGGGCCGCCGCGCACGGTGAGCGACAGCGCGTATGTCGTGTACTCCTACTCGGAGAGTTCGACCGTCGCCACCGACGAGAAGCGATACCTGATCGCCCATCCCGCCCCCGCTGACGTGAGCTTCCTGATGTTGGCCAACCCGAACCGCCCGAACGGGGGCATTCTCGAACGCTTCGCCGGCGTCCACATCCCGATCCTGGGGGTGACGTTCAACGGGGCGACACCCACCGACTCCCCGCGCTCGGCGCCGCTGACCACCGTCGACATCGCCCGCCAGTACGACGGCTGGGCCGACTTCCCGACCAATCCGCTGAACCTGCTGTCGGACCTGAACGCACTCGTGGGCACCGTTCTGGTGCACGGTAACTATTTCGGCGTGGGTACTCCCGAACTTCAGGGCCAGTATCAGGACACCACGTACTACCTCGTTCCGACACCGGTCGTTCCGCTGCTGATGCCGTTGACGTGGATTCCACTGGGCGGACGGGCGCTTGCCATCGCGTTGGATCCGGCGCTGCGCGTCCTGGTCGAGACCGGCTATGACCGCACCACGAATCCCGGGGCACCGACTCCGGCCCGCTACTTCTACGTGCCGAACCTGGTACACGCCGCCGTCGACTTCGCCGTGGCCGTCCCGACCGGATGGGACAACGCGATCAGCTACCTGACCCACAACCCCACGCTCCGGCCTTTCCACACCAAGGTCCCCGACAGTCCCTACGGAGTCGGTGGACCGCCGGTCTACACGAACGCCGTCGACCCCTACGGTGATCCCACGCCCTATGCCGCCACGCCGTCGACGGCAGAGGCGGCACCGGCGGCTGTCCTCCAGCGCCGGGGTCGCGAGCACATGCCCCAGACCGCGCCGGATTCCCCGAACGACGCTGCACTGCAGGATGTTCCGGACGTCCGACCGGAGGACGGGACCGTGCCGCCGGAAGGCACTGCCGAGGCGCCGGTCACCACTGCGGCGGACCCCTCACCTGAGCTGATCGACCGCGGCATAGACGTCGGCGGCGCCGATGACGGTAAGGATTCCCAGGGCCAGCGCCCCGCGCCGGCGGTTCGCACCGGACCCCGCCAAACCTTTCACCAGCAGCGCCACATCCAGCACGTCGCCCACCGTGCGCGTCCACACCAGCCGCGGTGA
- a CDS encoding cobalamin B12-binding domain-containing protein, whose translation MRSLNPTRPGPEAFRAYDSAVARDDAGAATALVERLLDDGVDAVSILTDVIAAAQRDNGTRWQRGEWTVAREHAATAIAVSATKAVTRYVRRTPPTRGRVLVACAEREWHALPAMIIDCALRTDGWDSILMGAATSPVRLNQYLQDYGPEAVAVSCSVLGSLAATRRFIEASTAAGVPIVVGGPAFGADDVRAKALGATGWAADADGAVTAIARLPAVVPPATPLPAAAAAEQGDLEHDHRRIVAALRSSWSVTSGSAPPPDIADDVFNQLLHAISAVLLTGDSRPVPETAAWIADLMITRGRTIAVVHELADRAAAALSDHPLARDIVETHFADGL comes from the coding sequence ATGCGGTCGCTGAACCCGACGCGCCCCGGCCCGGAGGCGTTTCGGGCGTACGACAGCGCGGTGGCCCGCGATGACGCCGGCGCGGCCACGGCGCTGGTGGAGCGGTTGCTCGACGACGGCGTCGACGCCGTCTCGATACTCACCGACGTGATCGCCGCCGCCCAGCGGGACAACGGCACCCGGTGGCAGCGGGGCGAGTGGACGGTGGCGCGAGAGCACGCCGCCACCGCGATCGCCGTCTCCGCCACGAAGGCGGTGACGCGGTACGTGCGCCGCACTCCCCCGACCCGGGGGCGGGTGCTCGTCGCCTGCGCCGAACGCGAATGGCACGCCCTGCCCGCGATGATCATCGACTGCGCGCTGCGCACCGACGGGTGGGACAGCATCCTGATGGGCGCGGCGACCTCGCCGGTGCGGCTGAACCAGTACCTGCAGGACTACGGACCCGAAGCGGTCGCGGTGAGCTGTTCGGTCCTGGGTTCGCTGGCCGCCACCCGCCGGTTCATCGAGGCCAGCACGGCCGCCGGGGTGCCGATCGTCGTCGGCGGACCCGCCTTCGGGGCCGATGACGTGCGGGCCAAAGCGCTGGGTGCGACCGGCTGGGCCGCCGACGCCGACGGGGCGGTCACCGCGATCGCACGCCTGCCCGCTGTGGTGCCACCCGCGACACCGCTGCCGGCGGCCGCCGCGGCAGAGCAGGGCGACCTCGAACACGATCACCGCCGTATCGTCGCCGCGCTGCGCTCCAGCTGGTCGGTCACCTCCGGATCCGCGCCCCCACCGGACATCGCCGACGACGTGTTCAACCAACTGCTGCATGCCATTTCGGCGGTGCTGCTGACCGGCGACAGCCGACCGGTCCCCGAGACAGCCGCCTGGATCGCCGACCTGATGATCACCAGGGGAAGGACCATCGCGGTGGTCCACGAGTTGGCCGATCGCGCCGCCGCCGCGCTCAGCGACCATCCGCTGGCGCGCGACATCGTGGAAACCCACTTCGCCGACGGCCTCTGA